A genomic region of Streptomyces sp. NBC_00247 contains the following coding sequences:
- a CDS encoding sirohydrochlorin chelatase translates to MSTPTGPASGLPVRMPRPRQSGRHRRPEPVVAPEGAAVLVLAVPGTPSPAARSVAEEVISIARSELPGLNAVIGYLEGDDAEFPALASVLTQCAAERVAAYEQATAAGREVPVPEGPSSVVVPLLAGPDSALIRRIRQAVMESGTQVELTEVLGPHPLLAEALHVRLSEAGLARADRARLFTVATAADGIVLATVGGDEAVKAAGITGMLLAARLAVPVMAAALDVEGSVSSIADQLKNAGSLQLALAPYLVGPEVDTGLLDAAAKEAGCATAEPLGAYPAIGKLVLSLYASALGISPATPQGVPAH, encoded by the coding sequence ATGAGCACCCCCACTGGGCCCGCTTCCGGCCTGCCTGTACGAATGCCGCGACCTCGCCAGTCCGGACGGCACCGCCGCCCGGAGCCCGTGGTCGCGCCCGAGGGCGCTGCCGTGCTCGTCCTCGCCGTTCCCGGTACCCCTTCCCCGGCCGCCCGCAGCGTGGCCGAGGAAGTCATCAGCATCGCCCGTTCCGAGCTGCCCGGCCTCAACGCGGTCATCGGTTACCTCGAAGGCGACGACGCCGAATTCCCGGCGCTCGCCTCCGTCCTCACGCAGTGCGCCGCCGAGCGCGTCGCGGCGTACGAGCAGGCCACGGCCGCGGGACGTGAGGTTCCGGTGCCCGAGGGCCCGTCCTCCGTGGTGGTCCCTCTGCTGGCGGGACCCGACAGCGCCCTGATCCGCCGGATACGGCAGGCGGTCATGGAGAGCGGCACGCAGGTCGAGCTGACCGAGGTGCTGGGCCCGCACCCGCTGCTGGCCGAGGCGCTGCACGTGCGCCTCTCGGAGGCCGGTCTGGCGCGTGCCGACCGGGCCAGGCTGTTCACCGTCGCCACCGCCGCCGACGGCATCGTGCTGGCCACGGTGGGCGGCGACGAGGCCGTCAAGGCCGCCGGCATCACCGGCATGCTGCTGGCCGCCCGGCTGGCCGTGCCCGTGATGGCGGCCGCGCTGGACGTGGAAGGCTCGGTGTCCTCGATCGCGGACCAGCTGAAGAACGCGGGCTCCCTCCAGCTCGCGCTGGCGCCCTACCTGGTGGGTCCCGAGGTCGACACGGGCCTGCTGGACGCGGCGGCGAAGGAGGCGGGCTGCGCGACGGCGGAGCCGCTCGGCGCCTACCCGGCGATCGGCAAGCTCGTGCTGTCCCTGTACGCCTCGGCGCTGGGCATCTCGCCCGCGACGCCCCAGGGCGTCCCGGCGCACTGA
- a CDS encoding N-acetylglucosamine kinase — MAAAVTPGAGAYVIGVDSGGSGLRVALGTAGTSAPVATTVCAEPVRTGPDGIDADHFLAQLLPAVKRLTRDALGARAPARIAAVAVGAAGMATLGDHLRARLPKALATSLGVRALVLAADGVTAYAGALGQRPGAVVAGGTGMIALGTDLGEWRRADGWGHLLGDSGGGAWIGREGLDAALRAHDGRRGGSPALLERLRAVFGPATGLPGLLYPRADRPALLASFAPEVAACAQEDPVARSVLRRAAAHIAEAAAAVCPGTGFPGTGERATGPGGEPVEVALTGGLFRMGEPLLAPLREELGRQLTHAALVPAAGDPLAGSLLLARALARSDLRLPRHPTLLHVVGGGSDGG; from the coding sequence CTGGCAGCTGCCGTGACACCGGGCGCCGGCGCGTACGTGATCGGGGTGGACTCCGGCGGGTCCGGGCTCCGCGTCGCACTCGGCACCGCCGGCACCTCGGCGCCCGTCGCGACGACCGTGTGCGCGGAGCCGGTGCGTACCGGCCCCGACGGCATCGACGCCGACCACTTCCTGGCCCAACTCCTGCCGGCGGTGAAGCGGTTGACGCGTGATGCCCTCGGGGCGCGGGCGCCCGCCCGCATCGCGGCGGTCGCGGTGGGCGCCGCGGGCATGGCGACCCTGGGCGACCATCTGCGCGCTCGGCTGCCGAAGGCACTGGCCACCTCGCTCGGCGTCCGCGCACTGGTCCTCGCGGCGGACGGGGTGACCGCGTACGCGGGCGCGCTCGGGCAGCGTCCGGGCGCCGTCGTCGCGGGCGGCACCGGGATGATCGCGCTCGGCACCGATCTCGGCGAGTGGCGCCGCGCGGACGGCTGGGGTCATCTCCTGGGGGACAGCGGGGGCGGTGCGTGGATCGGCCGGGAGGGCCTGGACGCCGCTCTGCGCGCGCACGACGGCCGGCGCGGTGGCTCTCCCGCGCTGCTGGAGCGGCTGCGGGCCGTGTTCGGTCCGGCGACCGGACTCCCGGGTCTGCTCTATCCCCGCGCCGACCGCCCCGCGCTGCTCGCGTCGTTCGCGCCCGAGGTCGCCGCGTGCGCGCAGGAGGACCCCGTCGCCAGGTCGGTCCTGCGCCGGGCCGCCGCGCACATCGCCGAGGCGGCCGCGGCCGTGTGCCCGGGGACCGGGTTTCCCGGAACGGGGGAACGCGCCACGGGCCCCGGCGGGGAGCCCGTCGAAGTAGCTCTTACGGGTGGCCTGTTCCGTATGGGTGAGCCGCTCCTCGCGCCCCTGCGCGAGGAGTTGGGACGGCAGTTGACGCACGCGGCCCTGGTTCCGGCCGCGGGGGACCCGCTCGCGGGTTCACTCCTGCTCGCACGGGCGCTGGCCAGGTCGGACCTTCGGCTGCCCCGCCATCCGACCCTGCTGCACGTCGTCGGCGGCGGCTCCGACGGCGGCTGA
- a CDS encoding uracil-DNA glycosylase, with the protein MAARPLKEIIEPGWAEALEPVAGRIAAMGDFLRAEMAAGRTYLPSGANVLRAFQQPFADVRVLIVGQDPYPTPGHAIGLSFAVAPDVRPVPGSLDNIFREMHSDLGTPRPSNGDLTPWTRQGVLLLNRALTTAPRRPAAHRGKGWEEVTEQAIRALVARGTPLVSVLWGADARRLRPQLGDYPAIESAHPSPMSADRGFFGSRPFSRVNEFLERQGAQPVDWQLP; encoded by the coding sequence GTGGCAGCACGACCGTTGAAAGAAATCATCGAACCCGGCTGGGCCGAGGCCCTCGAACCGGTGGCCGGACGCATCGCGGCCATGGGCGACTTCCTCCGTGCGGAGATGGCCGCGGGGCGCACCTACCTCCCGTCCGGCGCGAACGTCCTGCGGGCGTTCCAGCAACCCTTCGCCGACGTAAGGGTCCTGATCGTCGGTCAGGACCCGTATCCGACGCCGGGTCACGCGATCGGGTTGAGTTTCGCGGTGGCGCCGGACGTGCGGCCGGTACCGGGAAGCCTCGACAACATCTTCCGCGAGATGCACAGCGACCTCGGAACACCCCGGCCGTCCAACGGCGACCTGACGCCTTGGACGCGCCAGGGGGTACTGCTGCTCAACAGGGCCCTGACCACGGCCCCGCGCCGTCCGGCCGCCCACCGCGGCAAGGGCTGGGAAGAGGTCACCGAGCAGGCGATCCGGGCGCTCGTCGCGCGCGGCACCCCGCTGGTCTCGGTGCTCTGGGGCGCCGATGCCCGCAGACTGCGCCCGCAGCTGGGCGACTACCCCGCCATCGAGTCGGCGCACCCCTCCCCCATGTCGGCGGACCGCGGCTTCTTCGGCTCGCGCCCGTTCAGCAGGGTCAACGAGTTCCTGGAGCGCCAGGGGGCGCAGCCGGTGGACTGGCAGCTGCCGTGA